The following are from one region of the uncultured Fibrobacter sp. genome:
- a CDS encoding tRNA (N(6)-L-threonylcarbamoyladenosine(37)-C(2))-methylthiotransferase, whose product MQAPLVAIVSQGCAANFGDGERIARLLAKKFRTLFNFPTDEIPEAIYLNVCTVKGNAGAIKLLKKAHETYPEARIYITGCAPADFRKEASAIFNKIEFTSLKNIAAEIIGESSKDTRQATLRESPFTGIVNIEEGCLDACAFCSTHLVKGRLHSYPAESIIEQVQSLVADGCNEIQLTGQDCGCYGFDTGTNLAKLVQNILVHVPGDYKLRLGMGNPRHMLSYAESLLECFTDSRVYKFIHLPVQSGSERILKAMNRRHTASDFVSLAETFNKNFDKFTLSTDMIVGFPGETEEDFDATLELLKETRPTVCNITRFVARPGTPAFAMNQTNSVSDDEKHRRSALLAETFQKIARENNARWIGHETEVHIEKEGHRSGTTIARNEAYNPVAIPGEFAPGKKLRVRITGAEPFALIAEPL is encoded by the coding sequence ATGCAGGCGCCCCTCGTCGCCATAGTCAGCCAGGGATGCGCCGCCAATTTCGGAGACGGCGAACGGATAGCACGATTGCTCGCCAAAAAATTCCGTACTCTTTTCAATTTCCCGACAGACGAGATACCCGAGGCAATATACCTGAACGTATGCACGGTCAAGGGGAACGCAGGCGCCATCAAGCTCTTGAAAAAAGCGCATGAGACATACCCCGAAGCAAGAATCTACATTACCGGGTGCGCACCGGCAGATTTCCGGAAAGAAGCCTCTGCCATTTTTAACAAAATAGAATTTACGAGCCTAAAAAATATTGCCGCCGAAATCATCGGCGAAAGCAGCAAAGATACACGCCAAGCAACACTTCGCGAATCCCCGTTTACGGGAATCGTCAACATCGAGGAAGGGTGCCTTGATGCCTGCGCATTCTGCAGCACGCACCTGGTCAAAGGCCGTCTGCATAGCTACCCTGCCGAATCCATCATTGAACAAGTACAATCCCTTGTCGCTGATGGTTGCAACGAAATCCAGTTGACCGGGCAAGACTGCGGCTGTTACGGATTCGACACGGGAACAAACCTGGCTAAGCTCGTTCAAAACATACTCGTCCATGTTCCGGGCGACTACAAGCTACGCCTCGGCATGGGCAACCCTCGCCACATGCTTTCGTATGCGGAATCGCTCCTGGAATGTTTTACCGACAGCAGAGTCTACAAGTTCATCCACTTGCCCGTCCAGAGCGGAAGCGAGCGGATCCTCAAGGCAATGAACCGCCGCCATACGGCCAGCGACTTTGTCTCACTGGCAGAAACATTCAACAAGAATTTTGACAAGTTCACATTGAGCACCGACATGATTGTCGGATTCCCCGGCGAAACCGAAGAAGACTTTGACGCCACGCTGGAACTGCTCAAGGAAACAAGGCCGACCGTCTGCAATATCACGCGATTTGTCGCCCGCCCCGGAACCCCCGCCTTCGCCATGAACCAGACAAATTCTGTAAGCGACGACGAGAAGCACCGGCGTTCGGCATTGCTCGCCGAAACTTTCCAAAAAATCGCCCGCGAAAACAACGCACGCTGGATTGGTCACGAAACAGAAGTCCACATCGAAAAAGAAGGCCACCGCAGCGGAACGACCATCGCAAGGAACGAAGCCTACAACCCGGTCGCCATTCCAGGCGAATTCGCACCAGGCAAAAAATTACGTGTCCGCATCACAGGTGCCGAGCCATTCGCACTTATTGCCGAGCCACTGTAA
- a CDS encoding SpoIID/LytB domain-containing protein, with the protein MGLFRTSLLSAGFFFALSFAQDGMDDGFDLPELPPPASEQQAPVPEPSQPAPTQEEEPYAGPQNDVIEAPEPEQPSTDQAETAEPIQEQATEAQPISAGVPDKFGDTPPKIQVKKIPDNLDRPVRVGVFVDEKKLFVKSGNQTIAITAVGNQLEIESNGTKETVDQREFYSEGKCLNIAPTQKQLQSSCYPGYFIVKAAKSRITAINIVDVEDYVRGVIPYEIGKLDSSRFEALKAQAVAARTYVYKHFNSRDAMGFDVYADTKDQVYMGYKSATPLTNAAVKATVGETMMYKGEFIIAYYHSTCGGKTETMVTWDKKNKPYLKSVPDLRPDGQPWCNESNYSKWERKFTDKELIALFQQNGKEAKTKVPKFKKLKDISIKKKLPSGRIYTLQVTTDKGTFKVYGDKVRWLFKQKGTILPSSLFTISHKGNSWILSGKGYGHGVGMCQMGVRARAQAGQSYLEILSHYYPGITLERFEH; encoded by the coding sequence ATGGGATTATTCCGAACTAGCCTCCTTAGCGCAGGTTTTTTCTTTGCGCTATCTTTTGCCCAAGACGGGATGGACGACGGATTCGACCTCCCGGAACTCCCGCCCCCCGCCTCGGAACAACAGGCACCCGTTCCAGAGCCCAGCCAACCAGCACCGACACAGGAAGAAGAACCCTATGCCGGGCCGCAAAACGATGTCATAGAAGCCCCCGAGCCGGAGCAACCGAGCACCGACCAGGCCGAGACGGCAGAGCCTATACAGGAACAAGCAACCGAAGCGCAACCCATCAGCGCAGGCGTACCAGACAAGTTCGGCGACACCCCGCCCAAGATCCAAGTCAAAAAAATTCCGGACAACCTGGACAGGCCCGTACGCGTAGGCGTATTCGTAGACGAAAAAAAGTTGTTCGTCAAATCGGGGAACCAAACCATCGCCATTACCGCTGTCGGCAACCAGTTGGAAATCGAAAGCAACGGGACCAAAGAAACGGTAGACCAGCGTGAGTTCTACAGCGAAGGCAAATGCTTGAACATCGCTCCTACGCAAAAGCAGTTACAGTCTTCGTGCTATCCAGGCTACTTTATTGTAAAGGCCGCCAAAAGCCGCATCACGGCAATCAACATCGTCGACGTCGAAGACTACGTCCGTGGAGTCATCCCCTACGAAATCGGCAAGCTGGACAGCAGCCGCTTCGAAGCGCTCAAGGCACAAGCGGTTGCCGCACGCACCTATGTGTACAAGCATTTCAACAGCCGCGACGCAATGGGCTTTGACGTGTACGCAGACACCAAAGATCAAGTGTACATGGGTTACAAAAGCGCCACTCCCCTGACGAATGCAGCCGTGAAGGCCACCGTCGGCGAGACCATGATGTACAAAGGTGAATTCATCATCGCCTACTACCACTCCACTTGCGGTGGCAAGACAGAAACGATGGTGACATGGGACAAGAAGAACAAGCCGTACCTCAAGAGCGTACCGGACCTGCGCCCCGATGGGCAACCTTGGTGCAACGAGTCCAACTACAGCAAGTGGGAACGCAAGTTCACCGACAAGGAACTGATTGCGCTCTTCCAGCAGAACGGCAAAGAAGCCAAGACGAAGGTCCCGAAATTCAAGAAGCTCAAAGATATTTCCATCAAGAAAAAACTCCCCAGCGGCAGGATCTACACCTTGCAGGTGACTACAGACAAAGGCACTTTTAAAGTCTATGGAGACAAGGTACGCTGGCTATTCAAGCAGAAGGGAACCATTCTCCCGTCGTCGCTGTTCACAATCAGCCACAAGGGAAATTCCTGGATACTTAGCGGCAAAGGCTACGGCCACGGTGTAGGAATGTGCCAGATGGGAGTGCGCGCTAGGGCCCAAGCAGGGCAGAGTTATCTCGAGATTTTGAGCCACTACTACCCCGGCATTACGCTGGAGCGTTTCGAGCACTAA